atttaaaaaatcctaACATCTGAATGCATTATAGTCTTGCTGTCCAGTGTGGAAACATTTATCTGAAGAAGtgcaaaatacaaagtttttttttttgcctcctgtCTCATCTATAAGCTGTCCTGGAGGTCTAGACAAGAGAATATTGTCAGCATAGGAGCATGAAGCCAGTGCGTTGTGACTTCCTAGGAACAACTAGGTTCTAGGAAAGGGGTCCCTGTTTGTTCCCtcaaattttcttcctaatgctGAAGACTACTGCATGAAAATTTCACATTGGgctcttaaataaaataataattgctcATTTGTTGGATACCTAAATATCTGAGGAGCCTTTATTATTAGtgtaaaaagaaagagcattATGCATTTAAAGTCTCAGGGGGTGGGATCAAAtcattatagaaataaaaataaagatccaGAAAACCTTTTACCATCTTATAGCTTCTTTAGAAAAGCATACCTATTTGTGTGTTTAAGTCCCATTAAGTGCTGTACTAAATTGAACTTGTACATAATTCCTACTACTGCGTTGCACTAATGGTGGTAAGTTCTGCAGCTGGCAATCTGTAAGTGCTCGTGGGCATTTTATAATGTCCAGTAGCAGCAGCTAAATGATCCTGTACAGATAAGAGCATGAGCACCTAGACCAGGACAGAGTAAGCGCCGCGCACTCCATTTCCAGGAGCAAAACCAGCTAATGGGATCAGTACAGCcatttcttccagctgctgagAAAACCTGAGATTATTCCACTAAGTGCTTGTGAGAAATATAAATGTGTTGTAAACTGTCTCCCATATAGTTCCACTTTTTCTTCTCAACTTTTCTATTTATAATTAACACCTCGCTTTATCTTGTTCATTCTGAatatctttgttcttttcaagctaaattatttattactcTCTTCCTCTCGTTTAAGCTCCCTTTATCTCATGATCCCCTCTCCTTTATACTGAAATCTCTTCTGTCTAAATGCATAATCAGATGACACCTGCTACTATAGGACTTGAAAATCCCAGCACATTCCCTGAAGTAACTTAACTGTGTAGTTATTAGACAGCCAGGTATGTCATGCAGCTAAGAGGCTGAGGACTCAGAAGGAACAGGCTCCATCTGGCACAAACAGAAGCCAACATCTCTGCATCGGTTACGAACAACATAAGGCTGATCCTTCGTGAGGTGAAGCCCAGAAACACACAGTCCACTTCTGTATCTTTGCAAATGTGACAACTGGTTGCTGCTCACACCGACTCATTGATTTCACCAGACTACTTGTGAGCAGCGAAGGTCTGTTGTCATATAGCTACTCCTGTCACCATGCTTTTGTATTATGCAGAAGGAAGCAACAGGGCCTTCAGAGGCAGGAAAGCATCTGGAAGCCCTGAGGTATGTTTGCATTCTgttcttgaaataaattgtaCAAAAACGAAAATTTGGTCATGTGAAATCAGAGATGCTAAATTCTTGTTCTCATACTGTGTCTAAGCCACAGCTAAATATATCTTGATGCTGTTTTGTATGATGTAATGGAGAATGCACTTACACAGGTGCCAGATGACTCTGGGACATGATGCAGTCCCAGTGGTTAAATAGGTAATGCAGGGTATCTGTATGGGAACCTGTCGAGGAAAGTGAAATGTTACAGGATGTGGTTCTGGATGGCAGATAGCGAACAAATGCTTCAACGTGGATGACAAATTGCTTATAAAAACAGTGATGCTGTCTTGCAAACAGACTTAGGACCCATGAGAGTCCTGTGAATTACACAATACATCCCtcgtattttcttccttcctgttccACATTGGTGGGGTAGGGCAGGGCTTATGGAGCTCTCTTATAAAAGCAGTAACACGTTCATCTAAGATCTATATATTCTTATGATATATGAAGAACAgtttctaaacaaaaacatctaaaatacCTTTGTACAAGTCTTTTGATATGCAGCTTGGAATATCTGCATAGGATCTTAAAGATTATAGAAAATGACAGCTATGTGAATGCCTGTGTTCTGTAGTTCAGTGAGCAAAAGTTGATTATTACAAGGTTCAGATCTCTTGGAAAAACTTCCAGACAAAGCATTCACTGAAAGCAATGGAGCTGtgttaaatcattttttttctttagcaagtATAGACAAAGTTAACatttttctatgatttctgACTGCTGGAAAACCAGTagcattctttttctcttaactGTTCTAAATCTAGAGAAGGATATGCTATCTCACTGAAGATTAGAGGAGGAGAGGTGGGCTGGGATGATGCACAAGGAGTAACCCTTTGGGAAAGAAGATGAGAATCTTCCAGAGCCTGGGGAGAGAACCTGAAGTTCTGAACTTTCTCCAGTTGGATCTGCTGTGAGCAAATATCTGCAACTCTCAGGAGATGTGTGTGCTCTACCTCCCACACACTAGTGCCCCACGCTGCTTACAGCTACCACTGGTTCCTGCTGGCAGCTCAGATGGCAGAGATCTGTGCTCTGACTCTAAAGATCTGAGATACAGTGGTAGCCCTGTGCATAGAAATGTTTTGGGGCAAGCATTCAAAAGCTGATAAATGCTTTTGATGTGAAGCATGTTAAGGTGTTACTACAAATATAACTTGTTCCTCTTGGATTCTGTGTGCAGGATGACAGTCCTGGGTTAAGTGATATCCCAGCTTATTGCCAGAGGATCTCTGTCATTTGACACCTTGGCTAGGTTGGCTGGCGCTGAACTAATGAACTCTAGGCTGAAGCCTTCCCCAACTCCCTGTGCAGCTCTTTGATATCCACTTTGGTGTTCCATGCATGTATTTACTGCACATCATTGAAGCCCTACTCAGAGACAAACTTCTATGTACAGTGGTCCCCCATCACTAAGATACTTGAATGCCTCACAGATTAATTCACTTTTTCAGATCTGGAACAAAGgaatactattattttattgGAGTGTATAAGAATATCTTTAACAGGGATGGGAATCCTGAGGTAACAATGATTTTCCAGAGTTCTCAGCAGCCATACTCCTTGCTGTAGTCATATCATGGTTCTGAGTAGCTACAGCTACAAGTGTCAATCCTCAGTTTTGTCCCCAAATGAAGCTTGAATCAAGTGGGCAGTGGTAGAAATTAGCAGTTAGTATTTGTCTGTGAAGAGTGAGAGGCAGGGTTAGCACTGTATAAAAACTGCGATGCAAATGCAGGGAGATGCTGTCTTTGCTGCAGAAGGGAGTTTCATTGCCAGACCGAACACCTTCTATGCCCACTCCTTCTTTGCATCAATCTACAGCTTCTGCAGCAAGCGGTGTTGCAGCAACTCCACTTGGTATAAAATGAAGCTGCTTCTAACTTCTGGGGGCATAACTTCTTGGCCTCAATAGATTATTCAGTGTTCTGCATTTCCCCAGTAACAATGCTTTTCTGAATTGCCCTAAAGGTGTTTGCACCTTTTAGCTGTGCTGGTGCAGAGTGAGGCCCTCTGCGAGCTGATCTGTGGCAGCTGCACAAGCAAGTACAGGAATGGTTTGCAGTTGGTTACTCGTACCTGAGCAGGGAGCGAGGGCTAAGGTGTGCTCCAGTGAACTGGAGCAAAGCAGTGAAGTATTTGATGGTTTTAAAGTGCCTGTTTGGGGTCCCCTTGTGAGAGGAAGAAGGCATGTTCCCTCCatgctcaaaaataaataaataaaaagcagccaTGATGTATACGTGTTAATAGAAGTGAATCTCGTGGGACATACAGCAGTATGTGCTTCCTGAAGCAGCTGAGATCACAGCTGAGCTATCGATGCTTATGTCCTTAGTAGCAGAAAGCATGTGGTGTGGCTAGTCCTTGAAACCTGAACACAGCTGTAGACACTGAAGTATGAAGTTACCTGAATGTGTAGAAATTGCACAGCAGAAGTGTTGCGTGTTTAAAATGCCCTGGAACAAGCTGCCTGTGGCCATGCGAGCAGCTGTGGTGATCGAATGTTTTATACTTTATCATTTCCTTGTTATGGTGATTTAGAGCGAGGGGGTCACGGCCAGGCAGAGAGCAGGCTCGTGAATCCGTCAGGGAAGCTGGGACAAGAGAGGAATGGGAAAATCGAACGCGTGGGTCGAGCACTGGAATTACACGACAGCGTGATTTAATGGAGGTGCGTTTATTCCAGCGTCGAACACGCTGAGTGCTGCGAGAGGAATTTCCCAACTTCGGAAGCCAGGCGACGGAGCGCAGCGGGATAccccaggcagggctgaggcgcctgggggtgctgagggggcgTGGGGCTCCTGACGGGACGCCGCTGCCACACGGCGCCCAACGGCCGCAACCGCCCGCCCTCCCGCGCGTCAGGCGCCGGGCGTCACGCGCCCGTCGTAATGTGCCGAAGCGGCGCGCACCCGCCCgctcccgcccgccgccgcccggccccgcgcctcACGGGCGGCTCCGCTCCCGGCGCTCCGAGCCGCTGCGGGCGCTGCCTCCCGCACCCCGCGGCGGCCGCTGCCGGTGTCGGCCGCCGCCTTCTGCGTGGCGGCGCGGCGGTATTAGGAGCCGCGCGGTAGGCATGGCGGCGGTGGGAGCGACTTCTCGCCGTCAGCCGATCCGGCCGCtcgtggcggcggcgggcgggcgggcaggcAGCCTGCGTCCCGCCCcgcccggcacggcacggcacggcccggcccggccctgcccggcacggctcggctctgccctgccctgccctgccctgcccagccgggcggcggcggcagcggcgccatggggctgctggagaggcTGCGGAAGGACTGGTTCATCGCGGGCATAGTGCTCGTCATCGCCACGGCCAGGCTGGAGCCCGCCGTCGGCGTCAAAGGGGGTGAGTGCGGCCGTTACCGGCGGCCGTTAACCGGCGCGCGGCGGCCGTTGCCCCGGCCGGGCTCGCGGGGGCTGAGGGGGAACTTGAGGAACTCGGCGTGTGCCGGGCCTGCCTCCCGCAGCGCGGAGCTCATGGAAACCTCGGCTGCCTCCGAGCCGGGGGGGTTTCAGCTTGGGCTCACGCGCTCGTGCTCTGAGGATGGGTTTTCCGCCCCCTTTTACGCCCTCGCGGAAGGTGCTTCGGTGCGAAACGGTGCGGAGTGCCCGCGGTGAGGGAGCCAGAAGGAAGGCTTGTCGTCTGTGGTGAAACGAAGCCTTTTGTGCTTGTTGCAGCCGGAGCTGAGGAAACTGCCAGCGTTACTTTAAGATAAACAGCGTGTGTTTAGGTACACACAGCGGCAGTATCAGCCGCTTAGTTTACATTGTAACTTCAGTTCCAGATGCTCACAGTCTTCAAAGACAGGTtacattttatactttttttttttttttttttttttttttctgattgctttCCAAAGACttaagaaaaggaaggcagaacaCTTCAGCAGAATTTGTTTAGCAACTCTACGTTACAGGACTGGAGGAAGAATCTAGCTGTGCTTTTATAcgtggagatttttttttttttctttacagctgaAGTTTGAGGATAGACAGCTCCTCACTGAGgagctaacttttttttttttttcttcttctttttttttttttttttcttcaggttctggaaaaaaaaaaaagttttaaaaatggcTCTAAACACTTGCTGTGGCAGCTAAGGCTCCGGTACTTCACGGAGTTCAGGGCAGGCAAATTCCTTCTCTGCAAGGATCCTTCCTAACATCCGTGTGCTGTTTTGCATAGGTGAATAGGGCTCACGTGGAGCTTCTTGCAGGATCCACGCTGTGTCTTTAGCAGATCTTAAAGACAAATTTGAATTTATAGTATTAAGTGGTTTGTCCCTGTCTGTTTGATTGTCACACTGATTGTTAGCAGCGATGTGGGAGACCCTGTAAATTAGAAtatgagattatttttccacAATTTATTTCCTGCATGTTATTGTGGAGGACTTCAATTTAATAATTCTACTGTAAAGAGATAGCACATGTGGTATATAAACGTGGTGTTGTTCCTGGGACAGCTAGCTTGAAAAAGCTTGTAAACATTGATAGAAATTGTCAGACATGTTCCCAATAACAGTAtctcttttctgaaatcatGGAACCTCAGTGCTCATTTTAAaaccagaggaggaaaaaaaaaaagggtatgtgtgtgtgaaaggCGGTGGGGTGGAAAAAGTCAGCATATGAAAAAAGCTCCAAGTTTGTCATCCTCCAGGGGACAAAACCATGCACTGCAatctgcagagccctgctgaaTGACACAGAGGGCCCAGCATCCATACCAGTGGAATGCTGTGCCACAAATAAAGATTTGTGCTGGGCTCACCTTCAGGGCGCAAACCAAGCCCTTTTTGGCATGTTTCCCTAGCCAGTGAATGTGCCTATTTTGGTTTTTCATGAAAAGAGCTTTCCTGATCAGTCTTTGGCACATGAGATGAAGGGGATCTGTCCTGATTGAAATTCCCTGGGCTGCATGAACGTGCGAGTGCTCTAGTGGTAGAGTTTTCTCCCGTGTGACAGGGTTCAGGCAGTCCAGTGAAAAACCTGTGACAGAAAAATTGTGTCCTAGAAGAACCTTTATTTTAGCCAGACCACCTAACCAACTGCCTGTGTGCCCATATGTACATGCTCTAATCTTCTACAAGACTAGAAAAGTTACATAGTTGTCTGTATATGTAGAACTTATAAACAgttatacagaaaaatatataggattttaatgtgtttttttttttctggcttttcagttaactttttttttttttgcaattgaTTTTGCAACTAGCCACATGCTTTGCTGCAACTTTAACTTTTGCATTTCCTGGCTTATTTTTACGTTGTGCTTCATATAGGcagtttgttttgcctttttttttttttttttttttttttttttttttttttttttgtacttaacACACACATTTCTAGTGCGTCATCAACAAAGTTATTTCAGAGTAGGATTTTTGGTTTAAACAACTTGAGGTGCAAGCCTGAGTAGACTCAGTGTACGATCAAATCCCTCTAATTTAAGGATCATTGATGTTGCTCACATCAATGTGTCATTCATTCGAGAGAGCAGAAAGGATCTTCTCTTCTGGTCTGTGGAGTAAAGGCTTGcctgtttgctgctgcagttttgcTCATGACAATTTATTGTCGCTTGCAGAGTTAGGATATTAGTTTGACCCTAAGTAGgctgttaatattttctttttgttgaaatACCTGGTTGAATGCCTGTAAAAATATGCATGTATACTTCTTGCATTTTGTGTCTTTCAAAGTCAAAGGGTATTAAGATAATTCATCACTTTTATAGGAGTACAAAaactacttctttttttttcaggagattaaaataaatatatgactATATATACCAATATAAGCTTTTAATATTGTGGAACCCGTGGAGGTACAGGCATCTGCCCTGGCTGCTCTCACTGCAGCAGTATCTGAAATGTGTTATCGCCACAGCCCTGTTGTGGGGGAATAACACAGAACTGCATTGCTTCAAGGAGCTCGTTGCAAGGAACAACTAGGTTTCctttctgcaggcagccagACAGGCATTGTGTTGTAGGGGGGATATCAGAGGTAGATATGGGATTGATGTAGGTACCCTCATGGAGGGAGCAGCTCACACTTCCATTTCAGTGTGTGGTTTCAATTTTTGTTGCTGTGGGGGTACTCTGATGACAGAGCCAAGCTCTGAAAACTCCCCCTTTTTCACTCTTGCAGAATTTACCCATTGGTGGCCTGTAATCATGGGAGCCCAATCTTTCTGACGCCATACCTCACTGGTCActcactgatttgttttcatttagaaatgagCAGCATACTTTCTGTAACGTAATGGTTAAAACCCCACTCTTTTTATTAAGGAGACTTGAATGATTTGGTTTTCTGCAGATATTTGTCTACAGATTCTCACTTTGATgtaatatatgcatataattgTCTCTTTGACTACAGTTCACTctgttctctgtattttttagGACCCTTGAAACCAGAAATTACCATAACTTACATTGCTGTTTCAGCTATATTCTTTAACAGTGGACTCTCATTAAAAACTGAGGTACTGTAATTTCTCATTGCTTCatccttgttttgctttaaaagttttgttgcttttgatCAGGTTTGAACATAAATGAAATAGTTAATTACTGTGCTGTTGTTGATGCTCAGAGAACGGCCGACAAGAGAAGATCAAAATgagatatttatataataaCCCCTCCTTGATTTCAAGAGATTCTTGAAATCAAGAATCAAGCTAGTGAGTGTGTTGAGAAGGAGAGTGTGAATGAATTTCACCCATCCATAGAGACTTTGCTTGATTCTGTAGGGCTTTGACTAAGTGTTGAGCACAATGTTGAGTGCAAAAGACTGGATCTACACCTGGGGTGCATCCCAACACATATCAGGGTGAGACCCGGGAGCACACTGGTACCTGGCTCCTACTACTATTGCGCACCTGCATTTCCCCACTGCCCTGTTTAGCTACCAGGCAGAAAACTGTGAATCCTAGGGTAGAGCTCTGCAGGGACCTGGTCAGAGAGGGGCTCTGGGGAGTCTCCATGCCTCTGTAGGACATGAAGAGAAGAGGTGAGTTCTCTGTGCTCCTCTCCTTCATCTCATCTGCTGGTTCTCTAAGTAAGACTGGAGAGGCTAGTCACGACGCCAAGATCAATGGCTGGAAGTTACCACATTGTATAGGAATAGGACAACAGCCTGTGTCAACACTGAGGTTCTCCTCTGCAGATGTGAGACCAGTATATACTTGTATGAGGTCTTGGTGATCCTTTCCTATGGCATTTGTTTGTGGGCAGGTAGACTTGAGGTGCCTGTGCGCTGCTGCATGTCACAGACACTGAGACTTGTTCCAAATTTGatgttgcttatttttcaaagaggaaCAATCTGTGAATAAAAAGAGATGAGGGGAAAACCTCCTAGTTTGTCAAgtagggagggagaaagggaaatgatGGCTGTGTGCCAAAAAAAGGAGGAGTAACCAGAGCTGAAGGGAAACAGTGCATGTCACTGCTGTTCTGGTTTCTTGGTTCCTTTTACTCTGTTGGCTGTGCTCATGGGTGATGCTGTCCATATGTTGCATGATACTAAAGGAAGCAGCATGATACTGTCCAGCATTGCATGAGCTTCTGGGCAAAGTGGGATCTGGATGAATAGCGTGTGTTAAACAAACGTTTCTGTACCTGTATCATGGTCACAATGATAATATTAATAATGGTGGCAGTGTGTGAATTGATGGCAGCCCTCTCCCTGTGTCTGTGGGCACTGCTGGCACTGGCGCCTGGATAGTTCTGCCTAGATGCAGTAGAAGTGAAGCAAATAACTGTAGTCAATTCTGTAGCAGCTTTTTTTGAGCTTTGTGGTCTTATATGGAAGCAGAAAGAACCATATCATCTATTTGCCTGGAACAGAAATACATCCTA
This genomic window from Aythya fuligula isolate bAytFul2 chromosome 4, bAytFul2.pri, whole genome shotgun sequence contains:
- the SLC10A7 gene encoding sodium/bile acid cotransporter 7 isoform X2 produces the protein MGLLERLRKDWFIAGIVLVIATARLEPAVGVKGGPLKPEITITYIAVSAIFFNSGLSLKTELADRRLHATSCVFCSNFNQSCWWK